The genomic stretch ttaatgtaattttcactttgtccatttggatcatattgtgtgatatattttgtttgtgtatactttgcttgtttgtgtggtctttgaccattaatgtacataataataacaaaaaccctaaaatacttttgagtggactgttggcttgatcttggacaaatggacttagaatctaggcaaccttcctaagctaatggacttggccaatgccaacttgttaaagaaccaagtgcttgcaatttgaaattcatctgatacatctttgaagacatctctaagttcatctgcaacatgattattgtgaagctgttattttgaatctgtgacttgtggaattcatctgttacatgggctattttgaggaagatcatggaatggctaaagcttggatgtgactatctttattttatgcattttctcttcaaaataatataattgtgcatttgtgtgttgcttgattctaaaagtccaagggaattctgggtttctattgacatattTGTCTATTTGATCGCTACCCatttgatcagatcttttcaactctaaacttttaatttttgtacatagggtagtctcttcatcttctccccatttctttaatttcaaaatctctcccccattttaaaaaaaaatcttctttgtatgaactacttttgttctaaactttgaccacttttgcaaaaagatagaaactttggccttatgccattgcattttcaaacttcttttctaaatcaaacttgtgaataaacttaaccatacttgacctaaactttcaaaaagtcaaaaaaagaactaactcattcaaaccataTTTAGGCCTtcgtgcctttcaaacttaacttttgttaaaagcaatgcatccattttgaaatttgtatcacgaactacgaggttttgatccctcatttttatgttggtacgtaggcaaaagaccgaaggtcttgtcaaacacaaaaatataattaatgaattcttttctcatcccccgattctatttgtttgtaaacatcactttgtacaaaatacatatgcacacaaaaagggctccctaggagtacttaggacactttgggtgctaacaccttccctttgtgtaatcaaccccctaacctgtgatctctgacttttattagtttttatttgaaaatttattactttttgggttttgttcgtactttttccgtttcccttgaaaacaataaaagcgcggtggcgactcttgttagttgatctctagcttgtcaatagcttgttgatcatgaatttcccgctacaacATGTATTAATTGATTTTGATTTGAGTTCATCCAATACTAATTAGGtatccaaaataaattaaaaattgAGCCGCCAAATtatttattttcccttttctaTTTTTATTGGATCTTTTTAGCCGTCTTAATATATCATCCATTTTAATAAATATTAGATCATTTCTATAAAATGATTATTTTTAAATgaatattatttttaaaatttttaattcAACATTAGTTATTAGTTTTTTAAATCGTTATCTcaaattaatataatattttttacTCTCAAATTATTATACTATATTTTAAATCTATAATAATAGAAATACATCATTTATTTGATATAACTGTTATCTACTTCTTCTATTTTATATCTTTTACTATTTGTATACAAACTTTAAAAAAATAGTTAATTTACAACACAAAGTAATTTTATATTGTTAATTTGTATTTTAAGGACACAAATTAAAGAATCTAAGAAAGAAATTAATTATAGGTGTTATAAGTCATATTTTCTAAAATTAAATATATGAAAAATAAAGTATCTTTAAAAAATGACTTCATGTGTTTTGTTAGGGCACAATAATAAAGTTGACGATAAAGCGGGTTGTGGAGGCCTTATAAGAGATAGTTTTGGAAAGTGGATATCCGGTTATTCTAAGAACTTAGGAGTTTGTAATTCTTTAGTTGTTGGACTACGGGGAGTGTTGGAATGGTTGATGATTGCTAGAATGCTAGGAATGAAAGTTGGTGAAGTTAGTGAGGATTCCATTCAAGTAGCTAACGATATTAATAATCGAAAGATTCTTAATCCTATGGGAAGAACATTAATGAATAGGATTAGAGATCTTATTGATCTTGAGTGGAAAGTTATTATTAGGCATCACTTGAAAACAGTTGTGCGGATGCGCTTGCTAAAAGAGGTTTTGACCTGTCATTTCTGCCGTTTTTATTCTTGTCCGCCTTAGATAGGAATGCTTATGGAGGCCGATTTAGAAGGAACTCTGGTTCCTTATTTTGTTGTGTCTTAGTTTCTTTCTCTTGGGTGGTTAGCCTTCCTTGTATCCAAAATAAAAAACTAATTTTCTTTATAAGCTTGAATGTACAGtgtttaatatatatatatatatatatatatatatatatatatatatatatatatatatatatatatatatatatatatatatatatatatatatatatatgtgtgtgtgtgtgtgtgtgtgtgtatgtgtgtgtgtgtgtgtgtgtgtgtgtgtttataAGGAGAGTATACTAGTATGACTATACAATGTCTATCTATGGAATCAAAAATGTATAACGAAGTCTTGGTGCGGTGAAGCAAGTTTATGATATGGTAGAAAGATGTATGATACGGTAGAAAGATTAGCACTCAAATTCTCAAGTCAAATGTTGAGAGAAAACTGATGTGCGAGTAAATTATGGTTAGAACGTACCTCAGATCTTGCACGAGATCCCTTATATATGATAAGCGGTTAGAATTACCCTTGCTTTAAAAAGCAATATGTAGAGAAAATTTGGATGGCATCTAACGAAAAAATACAAACCATGGTGGGAATCGAATACAGACTTGGAGGTTGCGTGTGCATTTGGCCTTTTGGTTATTGGGCCTCTAACTGAATCGAAATAGTTCCCTATAAGGCTTACCATAATATGGTAATGGGAAGCCTTCCATATTACCGGGTTTGTGTTGCCTTGGGAAGTGATCCTCAATGTGAGTCTTTTAATTTGAGAAGTGAAAGAGATTCTAATATTCAGATTGAGTGACTTTGGCAATAGGCACATTAAATTATAGTCTCATCATTGTGACACTTCAAAAGATTTCCCTTACACATGGCCTTAGGATCTTAGAGTAAGCTGTGAATTTTCCCTCTAGGATGCTCAATTATACTTAAATATTATGGTACTTTCGAGATAAATATGATAGTTGATTTTCATCTACCTATTTCCCTTCATTTTGGATTATTTGTCTATTCATCCCACTTTAATATATAAAGGTTATTTCACCTTTCAAGAAATGTTTCAACTCTTTGTGTAAACTGTAATTTCCCTCTTATCTTTTTAAACTTCATATTCTTCTTCCTTGAGTCTCAATGAATCCCATTTAACTTGTTCCTTTCTAACTTTCTATTTTGTGCATCCTTGCCTCATCACATTTTCAGAGAAACCTTTAATCGTACTTCTCGCTTCAAACTTTCAATTTTCCAAATACCATTTATATCTCTATCATTTATCATTATTTCTTTGTCTCCTTTTATTTTATCCAAGACCAAGGTATGAGTGAACCTTAGAATGTTGTAGAAATATCTAATGGCGATGTTGTAAGTGATGTTTTGCGTCACACTGGGGTAGTAGACCCAAAAATCTTGGATATGGATCCTTAGGGTTAGTTCTGAGAAAAATAGGGATTTTATTGAAGATGGTAACAAACCTTTGAACCCCCTCTATAGTGTAAACATGAATGCTTCTGCAGAAATAGTTGGAGGAGTGAGCCCTGATCATCCCATTGTCAAAGAGGCTGGTGTTGGTCCCTCATCTTCTGTGTTACCTAAACGGATCTTGATTATGTTGAGGTGTATAATGATGACCCGAGGGTTTACGCTTTATTTAAGTTTTTCAGTTTTTGAATGGTCGAGAAACTAGTGGTAATGAGGTTAGAGAGTATCTCAACTTTTGGGATCATTCCTAAATTCTTGACGGACATTATTCTTTTGCTGACAGTGGGGTAGACATGGTTCGAAAGGACCAATAAGGTTTTATGTTATATGTTTATGCTACTCAATATTTTTGGATGGAGACTGAACTGTTGGGGATGGTTTCCAAATTCAGTGAGGCTCACAGCTAGAAGGTTGCTTATTTGGATGTATGGCCATCTTATGACTGATTTTTCCCCGTCGACCCCGACAAGAACATATGTAGTTCTTTTAACAGGTGTTCGGTGCCTTTTTCTAAATGTATGATTTCTATATTAAAGTTTAGACTTCCATTTAATAGCTTCGAGGAAGTGGTTTTAAATCATATAAGGATTTCACTATCCTAACTGCAACCAATAGCTTAGGCCTTTGTTAAGGTAATTTAATATTGGTGCAAGTATCGAGGAAGAGTTCCACCCTAATATTATTCTTCAACATATTTAATGTGACATTCACATTTGCTCGAGAGGAGCAGAGGGTAAGGGTTGCTCTCGCTCTGACCGGCGGTGAAGGTGTTTAATGTTTACCTCAAGAGTTGGAAAAAATTTAAGGATCATTACTTCGTTACTCCTCAGAAGAGAGACTCTCATTCCCCTTTCTGCATTCTTCCTGCAATGGTACCTCCATCCTCTCTTCTTCGAAGCCGACTAAATGCAGGAATAAGATCTAGAAATGTTTGGCCTGAGATCATTATCTGGCCtcccaaaaattatgattttCTCCTGACTCTCTAACATTGAAACTAGAGACAGCGGAAGAGGATTTTTATGCCTTTTGGGAGAGTTTGGGCTATGAAGATGGTGTAGACATTTTGGAAGTACCACATACTCAATAGAAGAGACAATACATTAATACTCGATCCTTCGTAGATGTAACCACTACTAAAGAAAGAAAGAATATTTTTAGTGAAATGAGGGAATTATCCTTTAGTTTGTCTTCATTGTCCTCTTATTATTTTTTATTGCCACTCTTATCATTTGTATTGAAGATGCCATAAAGTTGGTATGTGATATTTTCAAGAGGAAGAAAGCCCAGGAGGTGAAGAATGCCTCCTCATCTCCTTCTTTGAATACTAATCTGACTCCAAAAGAGATAATGCGAGAACGATCAAGGGAGAAGGGAATGCCCCCACTTAATAAGCAGGTATAAAAAGAAGAGCGTCCGTCTTTTGAAAGTTGGTGCAAGAAGTCCCATAACTTGCTACCATCTTCCATCAGAGACATCATCAAAGGAATCATGGAAAAGGCTAGGATTTAATAGGCAACCCTGCTAAAAAGTCCAAGTTATCATAACTTGCACCAGGGGGAGTTACTCTAAATGGTAGTCAAGATCTTCTTCCCACATATAAGCTTACCtaattgttcattaaaatgttCCATGTTCTTATAAGTAAGTGTAGTCATCCCTCCCAACAACGTACTATTCTTATATCGGGAATATATCGGATACAACTTAGCTGGAAATGAAGGTCGAGACAACATTTTATATGTACTGGGGTACCACCTTGATATCAATGGAAAAGGTTGGTAGAGGTGATGTGCTAGCACCTGGAAACCCTTCCAATGAATATGAGGTTCTAAAGGACATATAAAAACATAGTACTCCTTTTGACTTCACTGCAAAAGTCATTCTCCTGGAGGGATTTTTGGTAGAGAATGAGAATGAGTTGTTGAAGCCTATAAAGTGAATACTTCTTCTTCTTACAAAATTGAAGAGCTGGGGGCTTCCATTCAAAAATAGAAAGATGGTTGTTCTTATGAGGCAAAGGCATATGAGGATTGTTTGGCGGAGATGAAGAATGAGCTTTATGACTCTCTCAATAAAAACTTCAATGCCGTGTAGGCTAGTTTCTAGAATGCCTTAAGTCAGGTTGAGCTATTTTGTCCTAGAAAAGAGACTCCCAGTGAAAATCTAGATTCGAATAATGAGGTTGTGGAGGGGGAATTAGTTGGTGCAGAGGAATGAACATTATTGTTTTTCCTGATAAATACTTATAATTTTTAGTCGTTTCGAGATTATAACGATATTTCTTGGACATCTTGTAATTTTTCTTTGATGGGCTTCCATCCTCGTTtttgtttatgtttgtttgttgtttgacTTTGCATGACTTTATTTTTCCATATAGTCCTTTATGTTTTCATTCAGTTGTCCACAACTTTATTTCATCGTATCGtattttatgattttatttaATCCCATAGTCTTtcaaaaatttatttaattatatagTACTTTATGATTGTATTTCATCATATAGTCTTTCACAATTTTATTTCATCGTATTAGTGGCGTGGATGAGCTAGGCATCCTCTTTGATTTTACGTTTCTAGGGACCAAGCCCAACCAAATGTGAGTTTCCCTTACATTCCCCGCGTGAAAACTTGGTTCAAGGTCGATGTATCTAGGGCTCCAAAACTTGCGTTATGGAGTGGCTAGCTACGAAGAGAGATGTGTGCCAACAACGGCTTCGTTCGCATTCTTAATCATATATCACGTTCTTCACTTAGAAAGGACAATCATATAATTCAACAAAAGCTATTGCATTAATGTTATCAAAGTATTACATCAGATAAATGCTTCCAGTTCATAATTGTACAACCTACAGACTTATTTCAAATATTGCTTGAGCTTATATGGGCCTTCCCAATTGGTTGTAATCTTCCCGTTGTTGGTATTCTTTCCACCAACATCGGCCTTTCCAAACACCAGATCACCAGACTAGAACTCTTGAGAAAGGACTCGTCTATTAAACTGGGTTGTAGTTATCGATTTCACAATTGCGCTTATGAGGGTGATAAAGGTTCTTTTTTATTTCACAAAGTCTAACACTTCTCAGATGGCCTATGTGTTATCTTCCTCAAATAAGAGGCGTGTTATCCTCCAACTCAACTCTTATATCTTGACTAGGACAACAAATTCAATCTCATAAATTACCTAGAATGGTGTCTCACAAATTATCAAATGACGCATGCTTTGTAGGCCCAAAAATTATGAGGGAGTTCCTTTGCCCAACTCCCCTTATCTTCTTTGAGTTTTTCTCCAATCCCCTTAGAAAGACCTTATTCGTTGCTTCTAGTTCCATTCATTTGGGGATTCTCAACTGACGTAAAGTGTTACTTGACCTTCAGATCGTTTAACATCTTCTTCAAATTCTTGTTTATTAATTGTGTCTCATTATCTGTTATGATATCTTGGGGGATTCCATACATGGACAAAacattatttttgaaaagttaCAGTATGTTAGCTGCGGTGATCTTGGCTAACGCCTACGCTTCCACCACTTTGTCAAATAATCAACTGCTAAAATCAAGAATTTCAATTGGCCCAAACCCAAAGGTAAAAGACCGAGGAGGTCAATACCCCATTGtgagaaaggccatggtgatgtAAACACATGCAGTTCGGAGGGGGGACATTGTGAAAATCCTCATGCTCCTATCATTGCTCACAATTCTTCACATAATCATTGGCCTATTGAACCATGGTGGCCAATAATATTCGCCCCTAAGTATATTTTTGGCTAGGGATCAACCTCCAAAGTGTTTCTGAGTGATCCCTTCATGCACTTTAGCAAAGGTGTACGTGGTTTCATTTCCTTTGAGAAATTTTAGTAGATGGTTTGATAAGAATCTCTTATACAATATACTTCTAGTTAAGTAATATGGACAAACCCTTCTTTTTACCAATgctgtgtaagaccccaattttgaccctaagatccctcatgatattctcatcatatgcattaacatttggatcacaccttggcatcctccttacccctcattcattgggttttcattgggagagatcaccaagcacatttgattgtatcatacttcattttttctttgtttactaaccaaaataccaaaaatatgtcattgtatagtgtaactctttttgtaggtagtgccAGAGCCGGCCCAATCAATTCAGAGGCCCTGTTCTAATTTTAAAAATGGgcctatatatatatatatatatatatatatatatatatatatatatatatatatatatatatatataattttaatgATTAAAAATGACAAACAAAAGATAAAATTATATATTAACCAAATGAAGTACCAAAAAGTTCAAAGGTATTGTTTAAACTACTAACACCATTTCTTACAACTTAAACTATCTAACTACATAAAAAGAGCCTTCCTACGAACACTTTTTGAAGCAAAATCGTCAACTAAGTCTTCATATTTTATTGTCTCCAAAATATCATTTTCAATAGCTATTAATGCCAATCCATTAAGCCTTTCTTGTGACATGGTAGACCGCAAGTAAGTCTTTAACAACTTCAATTTTGAAAAACTTCTTTCTGCAGAAGCAACTGTCACAGGAATAGTCAATAAGATTCTATATGCAATAACTGTATTAGGAAAACAATCCAAGccttttaaaaataataatatatcagTAGGTCTTATGGTTTCTTCAGGCAACATTTCTCTTAGTAACTTCAACTTTGCAAAAAATTCATTCCCATCAATATCAGATTGCTCATTATGTTTCAATTCCTGCTCAAAGTTAGTATAACAAGACTTCAAAGTTGCATCATCTAATGATTGTAACTTGTGAGAAGTAAACAAGAAACCAAAAATACTTTCATACTCTTGGTATTGCTCAAACCTCTTATTAAGAGAAACAACAACTTGATCAACAAGGTAAAGAAAATAATTAACCCTGAATGATTCTTCTTCTAATAGCTCGACTGATGGGATATTCATATTCTCATCAAATTGCCTTTTTCTTTTAATTATACGCCTTTGAGGAAATATTGGGGCAATATTCAATTCCACAGCAATTTCCTTAGCGTTAATCAATACCTTATAACAACCTGTTTCTCTATATCCCTTAAAATACGAAATCAACCCCTTAATTTTTTGCATAGCAACATCAATAAGCATATCCTTTTCCTGTAAAAGCTTGCTAAGAGAATTAATTGCGGATAATATTTCAAACCAAATAATTATAGCCATCAAAAACTCAAAATCACCAAGCTCATTTGTTGCTAAGGATTTAGCTTCATTTTGTATTTTAGGATCAAGATCATTTTCTGACACTTCAAGCAAAGCTTATGTAAATTCTAACATTTGAGTTCTTATAGCTTTGACACTTTCTACACGACTCTCCCAACGAGTGGATGACAATGATTTTGGAGTCAACCCTTTTACATTATCTTTCAAAATTTGCCATCTCTTAGTAGAATTGGCAAAAATTGTATAAATGTGTTGAACAACTCCAAAAAAATTCCTAGCTTTAACATAAGAGTTAGCCATATCACACAATGCCAAATTAAGACTATGACAACCACAAGGTGTATAAAAGGCTCTCGGATTTATGTCTAAAAATCTCTTTTGCACACCTTGGTGTTTTCCTTTCATATTGGACCCATTATCATAACCTTGCCCTCTCACGTCAAATAGGTCGAGACCAAGTTCTTTCAATTCATTTTGTAAAACATCAAAAAGCCCCTGACCACTTGTATCATTCACATTCAAAAATCCTAAAAATGATTCCTCAATACTAACAGAAGCTGAAGAAATATCCACATATCTTATTATCAAAGACATCTGCTCTTGGTGACTAACATCAAGAGTACAATCAAGTATCACTGAAAAATACTTTGCCTGTTTGATTTTTCTAATGATTTCAATTTTAATCGTAGAACCAAGCAATGAAATCAACTCATTCTGTATGTTATGACCAAGATAATGAATATGAACTTTTTGAGTTGTAACACGTCTAACATGTTCTTGGATGATTGGGTCAAATTCAGCTAACATTTCAATCATACCCAAAAAGTTTCCATTGCTATCTTCGTACAATTTCTCCTTAGAACCACGAAAGGCTAAATTATGTTTAGCAAGAAATTTCACTATTGAAATAACTCTTTTTAAAACATTTTTCCAGTGATCCTTTTCTTTCTCAATTAATCTTTGAGTTGTTTTATCAATAGTTTGAAATTTTTGCAGCCTTTTGCGATACTCATACCAAGTAGTCATAATTTTAACATGTTCCATGCCTAACTCGTGCTCTTTAATTCTTTCACCAACATGTACCCAATCACTATAACCCTCATTTGCTAATTGTCCCCTAACAATCCCATTTTTAAAAACTTTACAACAAAAACAACATACTCTATCAAGCTCTTTCGGATAAACAAGCCAATCTCTATCACACACCTCTCCATTTGCTAAAGCTCTAGTATACAAATTAGCCATAAAACGTCTATTCAAACTATCTTTAGGACCCTTCACAATAGAATTATCTCTTTTAGGACCTTTCACAACTAATAAATCAATCAGTTTAGGTTGAAGACGATCCCAATTTCTTGGATCAAATATATCATAATCaatattatcatcatcatcatcatcatcggCATCATCATCATTATTAACTTCATCAACAATTGACACACTAtcaagattatcattttcaatgGGCACACTATTaagattatcattttcaatgggcacactatcaagattatcattttcaatgGGCACACTAAcaagattatcattttcaataggcacactatcaagattatcattttcaataGGCAAACTATCAATATTATCAACATAACGactttcatttgaaacttgtggTTCTTTGATTAAAAATTTATCAAGAGCTCCTACTTGAGATTGAATTAACtcttcaatttttttctttttcttacgTTTATCATTTCCACATTCAAATTTTCTATTCTTAGGAGGCATAATAAGAAAAACCTGAAATTTCTCACGATGTCTTTTGTGTCCATCGATGATCTACTAATTATCCTGTTGTGAAATTGTGTTCCTACatcaataacaaaaaaaaatcaattacattaaataaaataaattataaattaatcatcaaaaaatattaataattaaatcATGGAGAAAAGACTTTAATTAATattcaattatattttattatgttgtGTTCTTCTCTAATATAGTACAATAAAAatttaataattataaattaaaagcaaattataaattaatagtaagaaaataaattacatttaattaaataaattataaattaatcataaaaaatatcaatacTAATACATACTAATTTTGCTTTGAAAGATTCCAAATTGCAATTTGGTCTTATGAGAAAAAGTAGGTATAAAAATCGACACCAACACCAACAGTATTCTTGTTTTGAATTTTGATACTACTGAGTAGTATATACAGTATACTAGTATCCCATTTCACcctaaaattttatttatttatatattataattttataaaGAACACAAGTTACCCTCATTTCCACCATAAAATCTAAAATCTAAAATCTAAAATCAATATTGATACAGGAACTAAAATAGGATTTCACCCtgaattttaaaataaatctaaaattactattttttctaccttcaaaataaaataatcacaataaaaataaatggaaagtAACTAATTGAATAAACTAACCTGATAAAAGAGAGaattgaaaaggaaaaataagattttttttCTGGTTTCAAACAACTCTAACGGAGAAAGAGAGAAGAGAATAATGTTCGAGAGGAGAGAGAAGTGAGAACGTGtgagaaaggagaaaaaaacgTTTGGTTTCCAAATATCCTATTTTTCAgcatttaatattttatttattatatgtgatacaaaaatatttttatttataaatttttttatattCACTAATAATAGTTAATTTGAGGCCCCACAAAAAGTGAGGCCCTGTGCTACTGCACAACTTGTACAGGAAAAGAACCGGCCCTGGatagtgcacatgctcacctttaATCTATCAAGCTCATGTCGGGGGTTTAAGACtctcattgcaaggagctcaatcaagaaatggtttactacggctctaagtatcatatatggatccccatgatcttcacatgttattttgatcaagaaatcatcaagagtttggagttggtttgccttggaaaccctagttcatctaggtatcttatgtgacttcttcaacaagtttctttaccaattgatcaaatatttcaagttatacttcacatttcatcatcttattcatatatgatcctccatgagtcccaaaagtcaagagaatgacaagctagcaagttggttcatggtggttgaccagaggaattcaactggtcaaaactggggttccctagaccatatctcctacaatttttatcatatgaaaatgattccaagagaaaagttactcttaatgaaattacaaacaactttcatgttgatgtcAAGAGCTAGTGTTGCTTGGAAGGTGattgtttatggtgaaagattataggtcattttgtctaaaccctaatttggaggtcaacttcccaagaccaaaacttgctcaatttttaatatatgaaagccattaaagtttcatgatcaaattgaagatgtctaattcaactttgatgtttagaggaagtgtaaattcaacttgcaaatacatgtgataaagggaaacattataggtcattttgggccaataccattgaacaagtgattatcctcaacttctaaaatgcacaactccttcatgctaaatccaaatgaggtcaaatttgtgactaatTTTAAGGAATttgagagatctacaacttttatgaaggaacttttttcatttgaagtccatagaaaaggttactcaaggtggaagaagtgaacatatggcttgatacttagaaatgtttttgatatgtttgattttccaaacttgcacctcaaaattcatcatgatccaggcttcaaattaaaaagtgtttaacatgaaagttgttcctcttgatctaacctttccgaaaagtcaaaattcatctcatttggacaaagtatggatgacttgcgcatggcttaaagttgtAGGACCATTTcgaagatttgaagttccacttttcatacatgattgcatggcctttccacatgatttcagcattgcttacacatAATTTTGGAACTAAgtgcatcatttgatgggcctatcacacgcctATGCAAGTGAGATTTCCAACTTTGtccaaaaatggaagtgtgcaattatcaatctccttagctataaatagaagtcCTCTTGCTTAGAATTAAGGACCCTGGAGCGCaagctttgaatcagcaaccctaaaccctgatattcaaaggataagcttgaatattttctttgaaaatcgagtttgaatctatcactatttttgagattgaaactccaagaatccttccttctctttgatccatttccactgcatcaagcatctgaagcaaggccaagaataattgagagcaagatcgtgccaatctgaagctacattgaaggtgattttcagaatttttcatctcttcgattctcactcaattctccattattcttgttgatttttggttttctgaagtcctaccaatgtaggcaacaatattgagttgcttagaggtcaaatcga from Lathyrus oleraceus cultivar Zhongwan6 chromosome 7, CAAS_Psat_ZW6_1.0, whole genome shotgun sequence encodes the following:
- the LOC127102908 gene encoding uncharacterized protein LOC127102908, producing the protein MTSCVLLGHNNKVDDKAGCGGLIRDSFGKWISGYSKNLGVCNSLVVGLRGVLEWLMIARMLGMKVGEVSEDSIQVANDINNRKILNPMGRTLMNRIRDLIDLEWKIGMLMEADLEGTLVPYFVVS